Part of the Triticum urartu cultivar G1812 chromosome 2, Tu2.1, whole genome shotgun sequence genome, CGACGAGGAGCCAATGCCGACCTGCAACCACGGCGTCGTCTCCCCCGCTGCACTCACGTCCTTGAGATCACTAAGCTTGGCCTTCTTGACGGCAGTGCTGTCCGCCTCGTCCTCGGCGGCCTCGCGGGGAGTAGCAGCGTCGTTAGCGTTGTGGCTGCTCGTCGCGGCCATCTTGTTCTGGTGGCTGGGATTGCTTGGTGCCGCCGCTGGCTGGAAGTAGAGCGACGGGGACGCGTCAAGGTGCAGCGAGCTGGTTCCGGCCTCGGCGACCGTCGCGCTGGCCATCAACGGCAACGGGTTGGCCGCGATGGTGAGGTCTAGCGCCGGCTCTGGAGGGTCCATCATTGGCCGGAGAGTGAGCTGCTGGCCGGCAGCGGCGACCAGGCCTTCGGCTGTCAGGGATGTGATGTTGGCGTGATCCCCTGTCCCCGAAGTGAGCCAGTGGCACCGCTTGTGGCCTCCGAGCGCTTGACCAGAGGCGAAGAGGCGGTGGCACACGGAGCACTCGTgcatcttggccttcttcttgaacGGTGCAATGGCCAACCCCGCGACCGGCGGTTCATGGTCGGTGGTCGTGATGGCCATTGACAGGGATGGCGTGGCCCCGCTCGTCCCGGCGTTCGTGTCGCCACCGGTGCTGGCATCGGCGTTTGTCCTGGCATCAACGCTGCCACTTGCGTGGATGACATCGACGGCGGCGGCATCACCCTTTTCATCGCTGGGACCGGCGGCCGCTGCGTGGTGGTGAGGTGTTCCACCGACGCTGCTCTCGGGGTTGGCAGCGAAGCAGCCCTTGACCTTCTTGTGGCTGGCACGGTGTCCGCCGAGAGCTTGGTGAGAAGTGAACACCTTCTTGCATGCCTTGCACTCGAACAAGCCGCGTGGCAGGGGCGAGGCGTATTGCGGTTGCGGTGCTGGCAACGCCAGGGGCAGCATTATCGCTTGATCCGGCGCCGCTACGACGATCGGGAAGTGCTGCGGCTGTGGATGAGGCCTTCTCCCGTGTTCCTTGCTGGCCGGCGCGCATGGCTCTGGgtcggcctcggcggcggcgctAGCCTGATCGGCCTTGGACGACGAGAGCATAACGAGGCAATTTGCCaggtcctcctcctcgtcctcgccAGACGGCGCCGTCGACGGCCCGGGCATTGTATCATCGCCTCCGCCAGCGATCGACTTGGCGCGGCGCGAGCGCTTCCCCTTTGACCACCCAGAGGCCAGCGACGCGTCCTCCTCTTCGTCGGCCACGGACGGAGGCGACGATCCGTCGGCGTCCTCCTCTTCCCCCGAGGTGCACTTGCCGTGCTCCAGGAAAAGCTCCATCGAAGAGAACTCCTTCCCACAGTTCTTGCACACCTGGCAGCCCCTGGTGAGGCGGTTAGGGTTCGCCCGGAGCGCGTAGACGTGCGTCGTCGCTGCTCCTGCCGTGGACGGCCCATCTTCCCCGCCGCGCGCAGACGACACGggatcgtcgtcgtcgtcgtcggcgCCCGGGCCGTCGTCGGCGACGGCGTGGGCCCTCATGTGCCCGCCGAGCGCGCTGCCGCACGTGAACCCCTTGTTGCAGACTCTGCAGAAGTGCTTGTACGCCGCCGGTGGCGGCTGGGGACGAGGCGGCATCTGGCCATGACGCTCAAGAAGATGCAGCCGGTGTTAGGGAAACACGCGCCGTCAACATGTGGCGGGGAGAAATTTAGGGTTCAAAGTATGTCTCTGTGGAAACGCAAACACTTGCAGTACCAGAGACGATGGAGATTCACACATGAGCAGAGCTCGCCTACGATGGGGAGATGCAGTGCGAGCGGTTGTGTCCGTCGTCGTTAACCATGGACGGTCGCGGCAAACTGTTGAACAAGTTTAGCTAGGTTTATATATAGCTGCCATGGCCAGAGTCTATGTTAGCCGCACAGACAAGTTAGCTCTGGCTAGTGATGACAAGTGTTTGGCTTTCATGGGCTCTGAGGCAGTCCTGTCCGGTGACGGCAGTGTCGGGGGGAGATATTCTCCGTCGTACGTGATCGAAGACCAGCTGGTTCTGGGGGAGGTCAAGCTTGTTTTGAGGAGATCAAATCGGCAGTTTTGCCCACGAATCGTGCCCATCCattggagttggagttggaggtTTGTCCTGATCTCATAAAACCTATATTTGTATTTGAGGAAAAGAATGAGTTTATCAGATTCTCTAAACCAAACTTTACTAAAAGGGAAAACTAGTTCCACTCCTTTAAAAACAAGCCCGGCCGTCTCCATTTTACCCTCTCGAAATTCACCATGACTGGGATTGCTAAATCTCAGTGACTTAACAAAGTCTTAATCGATATTATATTTGTGAGATCTTACGTAGAGATTTATGTAATTTTTTTTATTCTCTTTTATATGTTGTGTCACTTGGCTGAGACTTAGTTAAGTCTCAGACGAAGACTGAGATCTAGCTAGCCGCACTCTTTCTCGTGTGTGGTCTCGTGCAGGTGCAACAATTCCTGTTTTTACCATGAAAAGCACACATGCATGCTTGTGTACTGCTAGTTCCTCTTCTGCATTGATAGCTCGCCTGAGATTCTCAAATGTTCTACCGCAATTGTCTCTTTGGATATTATGATTTCACAGCAATTTTGCAATATTTCTTTTAGAATATTTGTTTAAAAATGCATTCAAGCACGTATATCACCCTCCCTACTCCCTCCGATACACAGCGTCAAAAACTCACCAAACATCTTCAGTGATGCCAAGTGATGCACATATAACTGTCTTGTGACATCAAGTGGCTCACATACAGGGGCCACGTGTCGCCGTCTTAGCAAGGGGTACCTACCAGGTGACTACCACGAGTTTGAACTGTTGAAAGCAACGAACTGACCGTCTGTAGCTTAGATGGTCAGGTTCCCTTGTTGAAACCTGCCCACTCGGGTTAAATTTCTAGATTTGGCATGGGTGCATtcatttttctggatttatttcaagATTTAAAAGTTTTTTATTCAACAGTAAGCGACGCTCCTGTCGATAGCGAGGCGTCTAT contains:
- the LOC125533868 gene encoding uncharacterized protein LOC125533868; this encodes MPPRPQPPPAAYKHFCRVCNKGFTCGSALGGHMRAHAVADDGPGADDDDDDPVSSARGGEDGPSTAGAATTHVYALRANPNRLTRGCQVCKNCGKEFSSMELFLEHGKCTSGEEEDADGSSPPSVADEEEDASLASGWSKGKRSRRAKSIAGGGDDTMPGPSTAPSGEDEEEDLANCLVMLSSSKADQASAAAEADPEPCAPASKEHGRRPHPQPQHFPIVVAAPDQAIMLPLALPAPQPQYASPLPRGLFECKACKKVFTSHQALGGHRASHKKVKGCFAANPESSVGGTPHHHAAAAGPSDEKGDAAAVDVIHASGSVDARTNADASTGGDTNAGTSGATPSLSMAITTTDHEPPVAGLAIAPFKKKAKMHECSVCHRLFASGQALGGHKRCHWLTSGTGDHANITSLTAEGLVAAAGQQLTLRPMMDPPEPALDLTIAANPLPLMASATVAEAGTSSLHLDASPSLYFQPAAAPSNPSHQNKMAATSSHNANDAATPREAAEDEADSTAVKKAKLSDLKDVSAAGETTPWLQVGIGSSSAGGDGKSACE